From a single Anomaloglossus baeobatrachus isolate aAnoBae1 chromosome 8, aAnoBae1.hap1, whole genome shotgun sequence genomic region:
- the SNU13 gene encoding NHP2-like protein 1 gives MTDCDVNPKAYPLADAQLTKTILDLVQQTSNYKQLRKGANEATKTLNRGIAEFIAMAADAEPLEIILHLPLLCEDKNVPYVFVRSKQALGRACGVSRPVIACAVTIKEGSQLKPQIQCVQQAIERLLV, from the exons ATG ACTGACTGCGACGTGAACCCTAAAGCCTACCCACTGGCGGACGCCCAGCTGACCAAGACCATCCTGGACCTGGTGCAGCAGACCTCCAACTACAAGCAGCTCCGCAAGGGGGCCAATGAGG CCACGAAGACCCTAAACAGAGGGATTGCGGAGTTCATTGCTATGGCAGCTGATGCAGAGCCTCTGGAGATCATCCTTCACCTTCCTCTGCTGTGTGAAGATAAGAACGTCCCGTATGTGTTTGTTCGATCCAAGCAGGCGTTAGGCAGAGCCTGTGGGGTCTCCAGACCAGTCATTGCTTGCGCAGTCACCATCAAGGAAGGGTCTCAGCTGAAGCCCCAGATCCAGTGTGTTCAGCAAGCCATTGAGAGACTATTGGTGTGA